CAACTCGAAATGGAGAAAGTCACCCCCAACCTGAGCGTCTGGCAAAACGCCGTGCAGGTGATGAAACGCCCCGAGAACGAAGTCACCATCGCCATTGCCGGGAAATACACCGCCATGCCCGATGCCTACAAGAGCCTCTTGGAGTCTCTGGAGCACGCAGCCATTGGCAACAATGCCCGCCTGAACGTCAAATGGGTCAACACCGAAGACGTCACCGACGAGGACATTGCTGAGCACTTCAAAGGCACCGATGCCATTCTGGTGCCCGGTGGGTTCGGCATCCGGGGCATCGAAGGGAAAATCCGCACTGCGCGCTACGCCAGAGAGCAGAAAATCCCTTACCTCGGGATTTGCCTTGGCATGCAAATCGCAGTGATCGAGTATGCCCGCAGCATCTGCAAACTGGAACAGGCCAACTCCAGCGAGTTTGACCAGTACACCCAGCATCAGGTGATCGGTCTGATGCCCGAGCAACTGGAAGTGGAAGGCATGGGAGGCACCATGCGCCTTGGAGACTGGCCCATGAAAGTGGAAGCCGGCACCAAACTGGGCGAAATTTACGGGGTTCCCAATGGCGGAACCGTGATGGAGCGCCACCGCCACCGTTACGAGGTGAACCCGGCTTACGTGCAGCAACTCAAGGATGCCGGTCTGGTGATCTCGGGCGTGACCCCCGGCATGCAAGGCAGAGGTGCTGGTCTGGTGGAAGCCATCGAACTGAAAGACCACCCCTTCTTTGTGGCCCTGCAATCCCACCCCGAGTTCAAATCCCGTCCCATGCGTCCCAGCCCTCCGTTCAAAGCCTTTGTGGCCGCAGCCCTGAAACGCCAGTCTCAGGCTTGAATCTGAAGTTTTGAGCCAGTGGACCACCCTCCACTGGCTTTTTTCATTTCACATCAAAATTTTGATAAAATTTTCCCATGCGATGGCTGGAACTTTATGACGTAACCGATTCACATCCAAGGCTCTTTGATTCGCCCGAAACCGCCCTGCGCTACCTGCGTGTCCATGAACGGCTGGCACCCGATCAGCAACAACATGTGCTGGACACACTGGAGCAACAACAACGGTGTGAGCTGAGCCCCCCCGTGACCCGCAAGAGTTACGTGCTGAAGTACCGGGAGTGAGCATGCGTTTTGGCATGCTGATTTACCCCGGGGTCAGCGAATACGAACTCGGGGTGTTCACCAGTGTCCTGAGTTACGCCAAACAAACCCGCACCGACATCGAAGTGTGCACCCTTGCCCGCACCAGAGGATCCATCCAGACCAGTGGAGGATTGGTCCTGACCCCCCACTACGCTTTCCCCTCTGCCCCAGAGTTCACGGTGTTGATGGTTCCCTCAGGGACCCAGACCCAGAAACACGCCAGAGACCCCCTCACCAAACAGTATTTGCAAAACCACCCCACCCACTACGCAGCAGTGGGCTCTGGAATTGTGTTCCTCGGTGAATCCGGCCAGATCAAAAACAAAGAGGTCTCCACCTCGCTGGAACTCGAATCGCTGGTCTGGAAATACGAGCCTCTGGACGTGCAAACCGCATCCTTTGCCAAATTTGCCGGGAACTACTTCGCAGAAAGTCAGGGACAGGTGCTCGAACTGGCGTACTCGGTCATCGAAGACCACTTCGATGCAGGCATTTATGGTCTGGTGCGTTCCAAGTTTGGGGCAGGACTCAGTTCAGGCTGAGTTGCACCATCAGGCGTTCCAGGGTGCTGCTCGGGTCCACCCCTCGCTTCATGGCGAAATCGGCCTCCATGATGCGCTCCAGATGCAGTCGGATTTTGGTCTCATTGAGTTTGCGGGCCACTTCCAAGGCTTTTTTGGTGGGAAAAGGTTTGGCCCCGAGTTTTTGTGCAGCTTCATTCTCCTGAATGCCGGGCTGTTCCTTGCGCAGAGCCACACATTTGGCGACCAGACTGTACTGCCACACCACCGCCCCGAGCAGTTTGAACGGGTCCTCGCCAGAAGCCATGAGGCGGTCCAACTGTGAAAGGGCTGCTCGGGTGTTTCCAGCGGTGGCCGCCCCGAGCATCTGAAAAGAATCGCCGGGAGGGTTCAAGTTGACGGTGCGCCGCACCAGATCCAGACCCACTTTGCCCTCGGCAATCAAAGTGAGTTTGTACAGTTCGCTTTCGATGCTGGCGAGATCCGTCTGGAACACCTCTGCAAGCCAGAATGCTGCATCTTTTTCCAGAGGCAACTTGTGCAGTTTGGCCCTTGCCATGGTCCATCCTGCAATGTCTCCGGTTTTGGCTGGGGAGGGGAGGGGAAAGTGCTGCCCGAGCTTCTCGTAGGACTTGATGCGGGTGGCAGGCGCAGCAGGATCAATGATCACCACCACTGCATCGGATTTCCCACACACCTCGATGACCTCTTTGGGGTTCTTGATGCCCTCGAAGTCCAGAATCACCCCACTCGGGCCGAACAGACTGCTTTGCAGGTGCGGCAGAACCGCGTCCAGAGTGATCTCCTCTGGAGACAGGCGGGTGATGTCGCGGTGGTTCAGGCCGTGTTTTTCGACTTCACGCCTCAGGGCATCTTCGATCAGGAAACGGTGGCCAGAGAAAGCAAGCAACATGGTGTTAAGAGTTTACTTGATCTGCCGAGGGCCAAGGGCCGAGGGCAAAAGAATGCTTTTGCAAAAGCTTGCAGGGTGCATCACGATACGCTTCTTGTGTAAAAAAGAAGGCCTTGGCTTGGTCTCCTTGTCTGCTACGCCCCTACAAGTCCCCTTGACGATTTTCTGGACG
The Deinococcus misasensis DSM 22328 genome window above contains:
- a CDS encoding CTP synthase → MKYIFVTGGVVSSLGKGVVTSSLGALLRSRGYKVTAVKIDPYINIDAGTMRPYEHGEVFVTSGGSETDLDIGNYERFLDMDIPEGSNITTGQVYQTVIRKERAGEYLSQTVQVIPHITDEIKHRIRAAGERAGAEIVIVEVGGTVGDIESTPFLEAIRQMRFDEGIENTMFVHVTLVPYLETSHEFKTKPTQHSVATLRSVGISPDAIIVRSKVELPQDIAKKIALFTSVMPGRVFTSYDVANIYELPIAFEEQGLGRVVEKQLEMEKVTPNLSVWQNAVQVMKRPENEVTIAIAGKYTAMPDAYKSLLESLEHAAIGNNARLNVKWVNTEDVTDEDIAEHFKGTDAILVPGGFGIRGIEGKIRTARYAREQKIPYLGICLGMQIAVIEYARSICKLEQANSSEFDQYTQHQVIGLMPEQLEVEGMGGTMRLGDWPMKVEAGTKLGEIYGVPNGGTVMERHRHRYEVNPAYVQQLKDAGLVISGVTPGMQGRGAGLVEAIELKDHPFFVALQSHPEFKSRPMRPSPPFKAFVAAALKRQSQA
- the holA gene encoding DNA polymerase III subunit delta encodes the protein MLLAFSGHRFLIEDALRREVEKHGLNHRDITRLSPEEITLDAVLPHLQSSLFGPSGVILDFEGIKNPKEVIEVCGKSDAVVVIIDPAAPATRIKSYEKLGQHFPLPSPAKTGDIAGWTMARAKLHKLPLEKDAAFWLAEVFQTDLASIESELYKLTLIAEGKVGLDLVRRTVNLNPPGDSFQMLGAATAGNTRAALSQLDRLMASGEDPFKLLGAVVWQYSLVAKCVALRKEQPGIQENEAAQKLGAKPFPTKKALEVARKLNETKIRLHLERIMEADFAMKRGVDPSSTLERLMVQLSLN